The following coding sequences are from one Hymenobacter sp. DG25A window:
- the fahA gene encoding fumarylacetoacetase, with translation MANPNDTTLHSWIDIPPHSDFPIQNLPFGVFETDERGTRVGVAIGEYVLDLYAVAQYGFFDDLGLGAAQPKVFRRRTLNAFIRLGQPVWRAVRQRISELLRHDNPTLRDNEEAMRNCLLRQREVRMLRPIKPHNYTDFYSSIEHATNVGTMFRDPANALLPNWRHIPIGYHGRTSSIVVSGTPIRRPNGQRKAPDAVAPTFGPSQQLDFELEVAFVVGDGTTMGETIPVAEAEDHIFGLLLFNDWSARDIQSWEYVPLGPFLGKNFGSSVSPWVVTMDALEPFRVSGPEQKPQPLPYLQLDGDHNFDIQLEVLLQPKDGPETVICHSNFRYMYWNMAQQLAHHASNGCPIEVGDLYASGTISGATPDSYGSMLELSWRGTKPLHLPDGSERKFLQDGDTVIMRGYAKKDGLRIGFGEVRGTVLPAPAL, from the coding sequence ATGGCCAACCCGAACGACACGACCCTGCATTCCTGGATTGATATTCCGCCCCACAGCGACTTCCCGATTCAGAACCTGCCGTTTGGCGTGTTTGAAACGGATGAGCGCGGCACCCGCGTGGGCGTGGCCATTGGAGAGTACGTGCTGGACTTGTATGCCGTAGCGCAGTATGGGTTTTTCGATGATCTGGGCCTGGGGGCAGCGCAGCCCAAAGTATTCCGGCGGCGCACGCTCAATGCCTTTATTCGCCTGGGCCAGCCCGTGTGGCGGGCCGTGCGCCAGCGCATCAGCGAGCTATTGCGGCACGATAACCCCACCCTGCGCGATAATGAGGAGGCCATGCGCAACTGCCTGCTGCGCCAGCGCGAAGTGCGTATGCTGCGCCCCATCAAGCCCCATAATTACACCGATTTTTACAGCAGCATTGAGCATGCCACCAATGTGGGCACCATGTTCCGGGACCCAGCCAACGCCCTGCTGCCCAACTGGCGCCATATTCCTATTGGCTACCACGGCCGCACCAGCAGCATTGTAGTCAGTGGCACGCCCATCCGCCGGCCCAACGGCCAGCGCAAAGCCCCCGATGCCGTGGCTCCTACCTTCGGCCCCTCCCAGCAGTTGGATTTTGAGCTGGAAGTGGCCTTTGTAGTAGGCGACGGCACTACCATGGGCGAAACCATTCCGGTAGCCGAAGCCGAAGACCACATCTTTGGCCTACTGCTGTTCAACGACTGGAGCGCCCGCGACATTCAGAGCTGGGAATACGTGCCCCTGGGCCCGTTTCTGGGCAAGAACTTCGGCAGCAGCGTATCGCCGTGGGTGGTAACCATGGATGCGCTGGAACCCTTCCGCGTGAGTGGCCCCGAACAGAAGCCCCAGCCCCTGCCCTACCTGCAGCTCGATGGCGACCATAATTTCGATATTCAGCTGGAAGTACTGCTGCAGCCCAAAGACGGCCCTGAAACCGTTATCTGCCATTCCAACTTCCGGTACATGTACTGGAACATGGCCCAGCAGCTGGCCCACCACGCCAGCAACGGCTGCCCCATCGAGGTAGGCGACCTGTACGCCTCCGGTACCATCAGCGGCGCCACCCCCGATTCTTATGGCTCTATGCTGGAGCTTTCCTGGCGCGGCACCAAGCCTCTGCACCTCCCCGATGGCTCGGAGCGCAAGTTCCTCCAGGACGGCGACACAGTAATTATGCGAGGCTACGCCAAAAAAGACGGCCTGCGCATCGGCTTCGGCGAAGTGCGCGGCACGGTACTACCAGCCCCGGCATTGTAG
- the dnaG gene encoding DNA primase, whose amino-acid sequence MYHLLPRIPLARIPKETIDQILHHADIVEVVGDFVSLKRKGQNMWACCPFHHEKSPSFSVAPAKGLYKCFGCGKAGGVIQFIMDIEGTSYVEALKYLAKKYGIDVQEEEKTPEQQLAQNDKDSQFIVSNWAKDHYHKLLLHHEEGQSIGLSYLRQRGLNQNTIQTFELGYSLDLWDDLLKAAERDGYDKKYLEKTGLTIVKEDEQGKDTGRRYDRFRGRVMFPIHNVSGRVVGFGARTLKANDKTAKYLNSPESEIYHKSDVLYGLYQSRQAIRTEEQCYLVEGYLDVLSLHQGGIKNVVASSGTSLTEGQIRLIKRYSDNVTVLYDGDAAGIRASLRGIDMLLEGGLNVRVVLFPDGDDPDSYIRKVGDQRFKEHLETASQDFITFKTKLVAKEAAHDPVKKAEAIREVLQSIAKVPDPIKRQVFLQQTSNTFGIDEQVLITEYNKLVKNATQKAVPSPGSAPTGLGQQPPAATQRALSPEEEAEALMYGATPDELGSAATPGRDELEPIGDVLQTCEREIVRLLVLYAPQPLSEDVAVAQYLIAQLEETPLRTPLYADVLHWCQQEMEQGRWPEVRNLIQHHRSDIRALIGDLATEKHELSPNWTTHQIHVPRELDLIQQACDNAILRLKKEVVQRELNKLQLELRLTQDPAAVDRILENLMLYKRLDNELAAHLGTVIPRNIA is encoded by the coding sequence TTGTACCACCTGTTGCCCCGCATTCCCTTGGCCCGCATCCCCAAAGAAACCATTGACCAGATTCTGCACCACGCCGACATCGTAGAAGTCGTCGGCGACTTCGTTTCCCTGAAGCGGAAAGGTCAGAATATGTGGGCCTGCTGCCCGTTTCACCACGAAAAGTCGCCGAGCTTTTCGGTAGCGCCGGCCAAGGGCCTGTATAAGTGCTTTGGCTGCGGCAAGGCGGGGGGCGTCATTCAGTTTATCATGGATATTGAGGGCACCAGCTACGTGGAGGCCCTGAAATACCTGGCAAAAAAGTACGGTATTGATGTTCAGGAGGAAGAAAAAACCCCCGAGCAGCAGCTGGCCCAGAACGACAAAGACTCCCAGTTTATTGTCTCCAACTGGGCTAAGGACCACTACCACAAGCTGCTGCTGCACCACGAGGAAGGCCAGAGCATTGGCCTGAGCTACCTGCGCCAGCGCGGCCTGAACCAGAATACCATTCAGACGTTTGAGCTGGGCTACTCCCTCGACCTCTGGGACGACCTGCTGAAAGCCGCCGAGCGGGACGGCTACGACAAGAAATATCTTGAGAAAACCGGCCTCACCATCGTTAAGGAAGACGAGCAGGGCAAAGACACCGGACGCCGCTACGACCGGTTCCGGGGCCGCGTGATGTTCCCGATTCACAACGTTTCGGGGCGCGTGGTGGGTTTTGGGGCGCGCACGCTCAAGGCCAACGATAAGACGGCCAAGTACCTCAACTCGCCGGAGTCGGAAATCTACCATAAGTCGGATGTGCTCTACGGCCTGTACCAGAGCCGGCAGGCCATTCGCACCGAGGAGCAGTGCTACCTGGTAGAGGGCTACCTGGATGTGCTGAGCCTGCACCAGGGCGGCATCAAAAACGTGGTGGCCTCCTCGGGTACTTCCCTCACCGAAGGCCAGATCCGCCTGATTAAGCGCTATTCCGATAACGTAACGGTACTGTATGACGGCGACGCAGCCGGCATCCGGGCCTCCCTGCGCGGGATTGACATGCTGCTGGAAGGCGGCCTGAACGTGCGCGTGGTGCTGTTCCCGGACGGCGACGACCCCGACAGCTACATCCGCAAAGTTGGCGACCAGCGCTTTAAAGAACACCTGGAAACCGCCAGCCAGGACTTCATCACCTTCAAAACCAAGTTGGTAGCCAAAGAAGCAGCCCACGACCCGGTGAAGAAGGCCGAAGCCATTCGGGAAGTGCTGCAAAGCATTGCCAAAGTGCCTGACCCTATTAAACGGCAGGTGTTTTTGCAGCAAACCAGCAACACCTTCGGCATTGATGAGCAGGTGCTCATCACCGAATACAACAAGCTGGTCAAGAATGCCACCCAGAAAGCCGTGCCTTCGCCGGGCAGCGCGCCCACGGGGTTAGGGCAGCAGCCACCGGCTGCCACACAACGGGCCCTTTCGCCGGAGGAAGAAGCCGAGGCGCTGATGTACGGCGCCACGCCCGACGAGCTAGGCAGCGCCGCCACGCCCGGCCGCGACGAGCTGGAACCCATTGGTGACGTGCTGCAAACCTGTGAGCGGGAGATTGTGCGCCTGCTGGTACTCTACGCGCCCCAGCCCCTCTCCGAGGATGTAGCCGTGGCCCAGTACCTGATAGCCCAGCTGGAAGAAACTCCGCTGCGCACCCCGCTCTACGCCGATGTGCTGCACTGGTGCCAGCAGGAAATGGAGCAGGGCCGCTGGCCTGAGGTGCGCAACCTCATTCAACACCACCGCTCCGATATCCGCGCCCTCATTGGTGACCTGGCCACCGAAAAGCACGAGCTCAGCCCCAACTGGACCACCCACCAGATACACGTGCCGCGCGAGCTGGACCTCATTCAGCAGGCCTGCGACAATGCCATTTTGCGCCTGAAAAAGGAAGTGGTGCAGCGTGAGCTGAATAAGCTGCAGCTGGAGCTGCGCCTGACTCAGGACCCCGCCGCCGTAGACCGGATTCTGGAAAACCTCATGCTTTACAAGCGCTTGGACAATGAGCTGGCCGCCCATTTAGGCACCGTTATTCCGCGCAACATTGCATAG
- a CDS encoding NifU family protein encodes MSYSPAVVDHPLLPRIEQALDTIRPYLAADGGNVRILNITDDMVLQLELMGACGTCPMSPMTLKAGVEESVKKAVPEIRSVEAINTTPMQEQPAGQVR; translated from the coding sequence ATGAGCTATTCTCCTGCCGTAGTCGACCATCCCCTCCTGCCGCGCATCGAACAGGCCCTGGATACCATCCGTCCTTACCTGGCGGCCGATGGCGGCAATGTGCGCATCCTCAACATCACCGATGATATGGTGCTGCAGCTGGAGCTGATGGGCGCGTGCGGCACCTGCCCCATGTCGCCGATGACGCTGAAAGCCGGCGTGGAAGAATCGGTGAAGAAAGCCGTACCGGAAATTCGGTCGGTAGAAGCCATTAATACCACGCCTATGCAGGAGCAGCCCGCCGGTCAGGTGCGCTAG
- a CDS encoding DUF4256 domain-containing protein, with translation MGKIKGNKTELSLEQREEILGALKARFEKNINRHKGLKWANIEARLLAQTEKIWSLQQMENTGGEPDVVGQDEKSGEYIFYDCSTESPNGRRSICYDQAGLDSRKEHKPENNAIDMAAAMGIELLTEVQYRELQKTGNFDTKTSSWLQTPSEIRKLGGALFAEFRYGTVFMYHNGAQSYYGGRAFRGSLRV, from the coding sequence ATGGGCAAAATTAAAGGCAATAAAACGGAGCTATCCTTAGAACAACGCGAAGAAATTCTCGGGGCATTGAAAGCCCGTTTTGAGAAAAACATAAACCGTCATAAAGGGCTCAAATGGGCCAACATAGAAGCGCGACTGCTAGCCCAGACTGAAAAAATATGGTCACTCCAGCAGATGGAAAACACTGGAGGTGAACCGGACGTTGTGGGCCAGGATGAAAAGTCAGGAGAATATATCTTTTATGACTGTTCAACGGAAAGCCCTAATGGTCGCAGGAGTATTTGTTACGACCAGGCAGGTCTGGACTCAAGAAAAGAGCACAAACCAGAAAACAACGCTATTGATATGGCTGCTGCCATGGGCATTGAGCTTTTAACTGAAGTGCAGTATCGGGAGCTGCAGAAAACTGGAAATTTTGATACAAAAACATCGAGCTGGCTGCAAACACCTTCGGAGATTAGAAAACTCGGCGGTGCCCTCTTTGCTGAATTCCGCTATGGCACTGTATTCATGTATCACAATGGAGCACAATCTTACTATGGGGGCCGGGCATTTCGAGGCTCTTTAAGAGTTTAA
- a CDS encoding Mrp/NBP35 family ATP-binding protein produces MATITKEDVLKALSYVEEPDLGKDLVTLNMIEDVAIEGKTVSFTVVLTTPACPLKELIHNACVRAIHTMVDKEADVKISMTSRVTSMRQNRDLLPGVKNIIAIASGKGGVGKSTVTANLAIALAKTGAKVGLVDADISGPSMPLMFGVEDARPHVYQSPEGKNLIQPIEKFGVKLMSIGFLAPAESAIVWRGPMASSALKQFITEVDWGELDYLLLDMPPGTSDIHLTMVQTVPVTGALIVTTPQKVALADAEKGMQMFRLPQINVPILGIVENMAWFTPAELPENKYFIFGEGGGQRLADKHQVPLLGHIPLVQSIRENGDQGTPAILEPGTPSAEVFAQLAEELARQVSIRNAIAPRTQIVEMKA; encoded by the coding sequence ATGGCTACGATAACCAAAGAAGACGTCCTAAAAGCCCTCAGCTACGTGGAAGAGCCCGATCTGGGCAAAGACCTCGTCACGCTGAACATGATTGAGGACGTGGCAATTGAAGGCAAAACGGTTTCCTTCACGGTGGTGCTCACCACCCCCGCCTGCCCCCTGAAAGAGCTGATTCACAATGCATGCGTGCGCGCCATTCATACCATGGTGGACAAAGAGGCCGACGTAAAAATCAGCATGACCTCCCGGGTGACCAGCATGCGCCAGAACCGCGACCTGCTGCCTGGCGTGAAGAATATCATTGCCATTGCCTCCGGTAAAGGCGGCGTGGGCAAAAGCACCGTTACAGCTAATCTTGCCATTGCGCTGGCCAAAACCGGCGCCAAAGTGGGCCTGGTAGACGCCGATATTTCCGGCCCCAGCATGCCGCTGATGTTTGGCGTGGAAGATGCCCGCCCCCACGTGTACCAGTCGCCGGAAGGCAAAAACCTGATTCAGCCCATTGAGAAGTTTGGGGTGAAGCTGATGAGCATTGGCTTCCTGGCCCCGGCTGAGTCGGCTATTGTGTGGCGCGGCCCCATGGCCTCGTCGGCGCTGAAGCAGTTTATCACGGAAGTAGACTGGGGCGAGCTGGACTACCTGCTCCTGGACATGCCTCCCGGAACCTCCGACATTCACCTGACCATGGTGCAGACCGTGCCCGTAACCGGCGCGCTCATTGTAACCACCCCGCAGAAAGTGGCCCTGGCCGATGCCGAGAAAGGCATGCAGATGTTCCGCCTGCCCCAGATTAACGTGCCCATTCTGGGCATAGTGGAGAATATGGCCTGGTTTACCCCCGCCGAGTTGCCCGAAAACAAGTACTTCATCTTTGGGGAAGGTGGCGGCCAGCGCCTGGCCGATAAGCACCAGGTACCGCTTCTGGGCCACATTCCGCTGGTGCAAAGCATCCGCGAGAATGGCGACCAGGGCACCCCGGCTATTCTGGAGCCTGGCACCCCTTCGGCCGAGGTGTTTGCCCAGCTGGCCGAAGAGCTGGCCCGGCAGGTATCCATCCGCAACGCCATTGCGCCGCGCACGCAGATAGTGGAAATGAAGGCCTAG